From Chloroflexota bacterium, a single genomic window includes:
- a CDS encoding HD domain-containing protein, with amino-acid sequence MRRLELPVVAMELAVKSLLSETTLSAEHRKSLDTVHRQLVGLLRSLDDLKAGRIAEGPLVTQPGEVDLAEAFSQALGLMEGRAREKDIKLEVAELSPCSLFCDAGLLLKVFFYLLRAEVEVAPSASRIAIRGYREGENARIEVINPSRPAWPRVLPRTGPGQDLSLAQRLAHAVGGALRAKRGKERGTIILLPCSYSSPYLRVGRFQTQVNSRVQLALKEIGRIRKGLERDEKLARRMEESLSALEGAVREARSGANSLALIGDEMAYREQVQQDHVAQLELDQLTFFEGVLDIARELVSFYKGLALNPERARRVARLALSIASELHLSTAQKRSIYYGALLHELVLPREEEAKSHPPDEAKTKERLQLLRALSQVSFLSKALPLSLAVHERFDGTGSPHGLKGQRIPMEARILAVADQYEALVSEALRLGPEASERVREEIMAASGTAFDPAVADAFLRAWKSRRLAIEIEEVSRGD; translated from the coding sequence GTGCGACGGCTTGAGCTGCCGGTAGTAGCCATGGAGCTGGCAGTGAAATCCTTGCTCAGCGAGACGACCCTGAGCGCTGAGCATCGCAAATCTTTGGACACGGTTCACCGTCAGTTGGTGGGCCTCCTCCGTAGCCTGGACGACTTGAAGGCAGGGCGAATAGCCGAAGGCCCGTTGGTGACCCAGCCCGGGGAAGTTGACCTGGCGGAGGCGTTCAGCCAGGCCCTGGGCCTGATGGAAGGAAGGGCCCGGGAAAAAGACATAAAGCTGGAGGTGGCGGAACTGTCCCCCTGCAGCCTCTTCTGTGACGCTGGGCTCCTGCTGAAGGTATTCTTCTACCTTTTACGCGCCGAGGTAGAAGTGGCTCCCTCCGCGTCTCGGATTGCCATCAGGGGCTACCGGGAGGGGGAAAACGCCAGAATCGAAGTAATAAATCCCTCCCGTCCAGCCTGGCCTCGCGTGCTGCCCCGCACCGGTCCGGGCCAGGACCTCTCCCTGGCCCAACGCCTGGCCCACGCCGTGGGCGGTGCCCTGAGGGCCAAGAGGGGGAAAGAGCGGGGAACGATTATACTCCTCCCCTGCAGCTACAGCAGTCCCTACCTGAGGGTAGGCCGCTTTCAAACCCAGGTCAACTCCAGAGTTCAGCTAGCCCTGAAGGAAATCGGAAGAATCCGAAAGGGACTGGAAAGGGATGAAAAGCTGGCCCGCCGCATGGAAGAGAGCCTATCTGCCCTGGAAGGCGCGGTGAGGGAAGCTCGGAGCGGCGCCAACTCGCTGGCTCTCATCGGTGATGAGATGGCATACAGGGAACAGGTCCAGCAGGACCACGTGGCCCAGCTGGAACTGGACCAGCTCACCTTTTTTGAAGGTGTCCTCGATATTGCCCGCGAACTAGTATCATTCTACAAGGGTCTGGCTCTGAACCCGGAAAGGGCCAGACGCGTTGCCCGCTTGGCCCTTTCCATCGCCTCAGAGCTGCACCTCTCCACGGCACAAAAAAGGAGCATCTACTATGGGGCCCTCCTCCACGAACTGGTCTTGCCGCGGGAAGAGGAGGCCAAGTCACACCCTCCTGACGAGGCGAAGACAAAAGAGCGCCTGCAGCTCCTCAGGGCCCTGTCTCAGGTAAGCTTCCTCTCCAAGGCCCTCCCTCTATCCCTGGCTGTCCATGAGAGGTTCGATGGAACGGGTTCCCCTCACGGCTTGAAAGGGCAGAGAATACCCATGGAGGCCCGCATCCTCGCCGTGGCTGACCAATACGAAGCCTTGGTCTCCGAGGCCTTGCGCCTCGGCCCTGAGGCCTCAGAAAGGGTCAGGGAGGAAATAATGGCCGCCTCAGGGACGGCCTTTGACCCGGCAGTGGCAGACGCCTTCCTCCGGGCCTGGAAGAGCAGGAGGCTAGCCATAGAGATTGAAGAGGTGAGCCGCGGCGACTGA